A section of the Deltaproteobacteria bacterium genome encodes:
- a CDS encoding DUF2092 domain-containing protein, whose product MTKQTLSLGLAAALAATCLVACAHRAPAPQAATGPRVAPLFSGAPDLESKAIGVLKAMSARLASAHTLAFTAVATYESPSRFGPEIAYTTTSDVALQRPNKLRVVTPGDGPAQQFFYDGKTVTAYAPGEDLVATAAATGTIDDVLQQAYHQADIYFPFTDVVVADPYEDIAKGLKVAFYVGQSQVVDGTTTDMVVIANERVFAQIWVGAKDQLPRRVRAVYLDDPARLRHEVSLSRWQVNGAVPASAFTAPAKAAKAKRIAFARPEPQPPAGAPATTKDAPAALR is encoded by the coding sequence ATGACGAAGCAGACGCTCTCTCTCGGTCTCGCGGCCGCGCTCGCGGCGACGTGCCTCGTCGCCTGCGCGCACAGGGCTCCGGCTCCGCAGGCCGCAACCGGTCCACGCGTCGCCCCGCTCTTCTCGGGCGCCCCCGACCTCGAGTCGAAGGCGATCGGCGTCCTGAAGGCGATGAGCGCGCGCCTCGCCTCGGCGCACACGCTCGCCTTCACGGCCGTCGCCACCTACGAGAGCCCGAGCCGCTTCGGCCCGGAGATCGCGTACACGACGACGTCGGACGTCGCGCTGCAGCGGCCGAACAAGCTCCGCGTCGTGACGCCCGGCGACGGGCCGGCGCAGCAGTTCTTCTACGACGGCAAGACCGTGACCGCCTACGCGCCCGGCGAGGACCTGGTCGCGACCGCCGCCGCCACGGGCACGATCGACGACGTGCTGCAGCAGGCCTACCACCAGGCCGACATCTACTTTCCGTTCACCGACGTCGTCGTCGCCGACCCCTACGAGGACATCGCCAAGGGACTGAAGGTCGCGTTCTACGTCGGGCAGTCGCAAGTCGTCGACGGCACCACGACCGACATGGTCGTGATCGCGAACGAGCGCGTGTTCGCGCAGATCTGGGTCGGCGCCAAGGACCAGCTGCCGCGTCGCGTACGCGCCGTCTACCTCGACGACCCGGCGCGACTGCGGCACGAGGTGTCGCTCTCGCGCTGGCAGGTGAACGGCGCCGTGCCGGCCTCGGCGTTCACGGCGCCCGCGAAGGCGGCGAAGGCAAAGCGGATCGCGTTCGCGCGTCCGGAGCCGCAGCCACCCGCGGGAGCGCCGGCGACCACCAAGGACGCGCCGGCCGCGCTCCGCTGA
- a CDS encoding DUF1254 domain-containing protein — protein sequence MTTTHRWTTLAICLLLASGCGMKGSSGLKGMESGLKAHEAKETAVDAYIYGYPLVTMEMTRRIMTNVATPAGMLAPMGQFARVRAYPGPDDKDVTAPNADTLYTVAWLDVSKEPWVLSVPDMKDRYFLLPMLDGWTDVFQVPGKRTTGTGAQKYAITGPGWRGTLPAGVTEYKSPTGMVWILGRIYCTGTPADYAAVHAAQDALSVVPLSSYGKPYTPPSGVVDPKIDAKTPTRDQVNALDGVAFFTMLAELMKTNPPAAADAAAVAKFAAIGLVPGRSFDAAKLDPAVLQGIQAAPKVGQEKIPAWMKEGVLLRDNKIEDGWLYTINTGVYGTNYRQRAFITWLGLGANRPQDAIYPTSDGPDVLAKYDGKKKYVMHFAKGALPPVNAFWSLTMYDENYFFVRNALHRSTLSQRDKLVANKDGSIDLYIQHESPGKAKEANWLPAPAGRFVLMMRMYWPKDKRSSILDGSWKIPRVHEAS from the coding sequence ATGACCACGACGCACCGATGGACGACTCTTGCGATCTGCCTGCTCCTCGCGAGCGGCTGCGGGATGAAGGGGAGCTCCGGACTGAAGGGGATGGAGTCCGGCCTGAAGGCGCACGAAGCGAAAGAGACCGCGGTCGACGCCTACATCTACGGATACCCGCTCGTCACGATGGAGATGACCCGGCGGATCATGACGAACGTCGCGACGCCTGCCGGTATGCTCGCGCCCATGGGCCAGTTCGCCAGGGTCCGCGCGTATCCGGGCCCGGACGACAAGGACGTGACGGCGCCCAATGCCGACACGCTCTACACGGTCGCGTGGCTCGACGTCTCGAAGGAGCCGTGGGTCCTCAGCGTGCCCGACATGAAGGACCGCTACTTTCTGCTGCCGATGCTGGATGGCTGGACCGACGTCTTCCAGGTGCCCGGCAAGCGGACGACCGGCACCGGCGCGCAGAAGTACGCGATCACGGGGCCGGGATGGCGCGGAACGCTGCCCGCGGGCGTGACCGAGTACAAGTCGCCGACGGGCATGGTGTGGATCCTCGGCCGCATCTACTGCACCGGGACGCCCGCGGACTACGCCGCGGTGCACGCGGCGCAGGACGCCCTGTCGGTGGTGCCGCTCAGCAGCTACGGCAAGCCTTACACGCCGCCCTCCGGCGTCGTCGATCCCAAGATCGACGCGAAGACGCCGACGCGCGACCAGGTGAACGCCCTCGACGGCGTCGCGTTCTTCACGATGCTCGCGGAGCTCATGAAGACCAACCCGCCGGCAGCGGCCGACGCAGCCGCCGTCGCCAAGTTCGCCGCGATCGGACTCGTGCCCGGCCGGAGCTTCGACGCCGCGAAGCTCGATCCCGCCGTCCTGCAGGGCATCCAGGCGGCGCCGAAGGTCGGACAAGAGAAGATCCCCGCGTGGATGAAGGAAGGCGTCCTGCTCCGTGACAACAAGATCGAGGACGGCTGGCTCTACACGATCAATACCGGCGTCTACGGTACGAACTATCGCCAGCGGGCGTTCATCACCTGGCTCGGGCTCGGGGCGAATCGTCCGCAGGATGCGATCTACCCGACGTCCGACGGTCCCGACGTCCTCGCCAAGTATGACGGGAAGAAGAAGTACGTGATGCACTTCGCGAAGGGCGCGCTGCCGCCCGTGAACGCCTTCTGGTCGCTCACCATGTACGACGAAAACTACTTCTTCGTCCGGAACGCGCTCCACCGGTCGACCCTGAGCCAGCGCGACAAGCTCGTCGCGAACAAGGACGGCTCGATCGACCTCTACATCCAACACGAGTCGCCCGGAAAGGCGAAGGAAGCGAACTGGCTCCCCGCGCCCGCCGGCCGGTTCGTGCTGATGATGCGAATGTACTGGCCGAAGGACAAGCGATCTTCGATTCTCGACGGCAGCTGGAAGATCCCGCGCGTGCACGAGGCATCCTGA
- a CDS encoding RNA-binding protein — translation MRTLIALLAACSLVAGSASSALAFGHAGGGSWSHTGMRGSTVSGGGGSWNAEGFRGGEASGGGGSWNAQGFRGGHASGGGGSWSGEGYRGGYAVGGGGEVHGVTAGGTAAVASGGTAYAYHGGAYYGGTYAAYHPPTVVNSYYSTGCGNCGGWNAAGAAAVGLAAGAAIGAASANAANQSTAANAYAAGVAAGQASNVGAIVTTLPAHCQYVAVGGNPYYDCNGMWLKPSYGANGVFYRVVTAP, via the coding sequence ATGCGCACCCTGATCGCGTTGTTGGCTGCTTGCTCGTTGGTCGCCGGCTCGGCGAGTTCCGCGCTCGCCTTCGGTCACGCCGGCGGCGGCTCGTGGAGCCACACGGGCATGCGCGGCAGCACCGTCTCGGGCGGCGGCGGCTCGTGGAACGCCGAGGGCTTCCGCGGCGGCGAGGCGTCGGGTGGCGGCGGCTCGTGGAACGCCCAAGGCTTCCGTGGCGGCCACGCGTCGGGCGGCGGCGGCTCGTGGAGCGGCGAGGGTTATCGCGGCGGCTACGCCGTCGGGGGCGGCGGCGAGGTCCACGGCGTGACCGCCGGCGGCACGGCGGCGGTCGCCTCGGGCGGAACGGCCTACGCGTATCACGGCGGCGCCTACTACGGAGGTACCTACGCGGCCTACCACCCGCCGACGGTCGTCAACTCGTACTACTCGACCGGCTGCGGCAATTGCGGCGGGTGGAACGCAGCGGGCGCGGCCGCGGTCGGCCTCGCCGCGGGCGCCGCCATCGGCGCCGCGAGCGCGAACGCCGCGAACCAGAGCACCGCCGCCAATGCCTACGCGGCCGGTGTCGCCGCCGGCCAGGCCTCGAACGTCGGCGCGATCGTCACCACGCTTCCCGCGCACTGCCAGTACGTCGCCGTCGGCGGCAACCCCTACTACGACTGCAACGGCATGTGGCTGAAACCGTCGTACGGCGCCAACGGCGTCTTCTACCGCGTCGTCACGGCGCCCTGA
- a CDS encoding arylsulfatase, which produces MVLGLVCAHAPSARAQKSPDRPPVGSAGATRAINGKQLPAPDMPFGGTIEHEALRSKPWWPPRTVPPAGAPNVLLIITDDAGFGIPSTFGGVIPTPTMDRIANEGLRYNRVFSTALCSPTRAALITGRNHHSAGFGVVSEQSTGFPGYNSIIAEDKTTIGRILLDNGYSTAWFGKDHNTPTFAASQAGPFDQWPIGMGFEYFYGFVGGDANQWQPNLFRNTTQIYPFEGKPGWNLVTAMADDAIDYMTRIHQIDPQKPLFIKYAPGATHAPHHPTKEWVDKIHALHLFDDGYEKLRERIFANQKKLGVIPQDAELAPWPSDMLKPWNQLSADEKKLFIRQVEVFAAYAAYNDYEIGRVIQSFRDLGKLDNTLVIYINGDNGTSAEGGPVGTPNEVAWFNGVNEMPVDVQMKFYDVWGTEQTYNHMSAGWSWAFDTPFDWFKQNASRLGGINQNMVVSWPARIEDKGGLRQQFVHVIDVVPTILEAAGIEAPETVDGIEQAPIEGTSFAYTFDAKNAAAPSRHKTQYFEMMGQWALYDEGWLLGTRVNRAPWQAFGAANDDPLNKQVFQLYDLRKDFNQAHDVAAANPKKVAELRKKFVAEATKYHVFPMDASVAARIVAPRPNITAGRAEFVYTRPMVGLPQGDSPMLLNASYTITADIEVPKGGAEGMILTSGGRFAGYGFYLLKGKPVFLWNLVGLKRIKWAGKDKLAPGKHTLAFDFTYDGLGAGTLAFNDMSGLGRSGTGTLSVDGKAAQTIEMEHTLPMILQWDESFDIGSDTLTGVNDEDYTPPFTLTAKLDKLTIKVNRPQLSPADVQKLETAEAEALDGKPLDRVQPGPH; this is translated from the coding sequence ATGGTCCTCGGTCTCGTCTGCGCGCACGCGCCGAGCGCCCGGGCACAAAAATCGCCCGACCGACCTCCGGTCGGTTCGGCCGGCGCCACGCGCGCAATCAACGGCAAGCAGCTGCCGGCGCCCGACATGCCGTTCGGCGGCACGATCGAGCACGAGGCGCTCAGGTCGAAACCCTGGTGGCCGCCGCGCACGGTGCCGCCCGCGGGCGCGCCGAACGTCCTCCTGATCATCACCGACGACGCCGGCTTCGGGATCCCCAGCACCTTCGGCGGCGTCATCCCGACGCCGACGATGGACCGCATCGCGAACGAAGGCCTGCGCTACAACCGGGTGTTTTCGACCGCGCTCTGCTCGCCGACGCGCGCGGCGCTGATCACCGGCCGCAACCACCACTCGGCCGGCTTCGGCGTGGTCTCCGAGCAATCGACGGGCTTCCCCGGCTACAACAGCATCATCGCAGAGGACAAAACCACGATCGGCCGCATTCTGCTCGACAACGGCTACTCGACCGCCTGGTTCGGCAAGGACCACAACACGCCGACCTTCGCGGCCAGCCAGGCCGGCCCCTTCGATCAGTGGCCGATCGGCATGGGCTTCGAGTACTTCTACGGATTCGTCGGCGGCGACGCCAACCAGTGGCAGCCGAACCTCTTCCGCAACACGACGCAGATCTATCCCTTCGAGGGCAAGCCGGGCTGGAACCTCGTCACCGCAATGGCGGACGACGCGATCGACTACATGACGCGCATCCACCAGATCGACCCGCAGAAGCCCCTCTTCATCAAGTACGCGCCCGGCGCGACGCACGCGCCGCACCACCCGACCAAGGAATGGGTCGACAAGATCCACGCGCTGCACCTCTTCGACGACGGCTACGAGAAGCTGCGCGAGCGCATCTTCGCGAACCAGAAGAAGCTCGGCGTGATCCCCCAGGACGCCGAACTGGCTCCGTGGCCGAGCGACATGCTGAAGCCCTGGAACCAGCTCTCGGCCGACGAGAAGAAGCTCTTCATCCGGCAGGTCGAGGTCTTCGCCGCCTATGCGGCGTACAACGACTACGAGATCGGACGCGTGATCCAGTCGTTCCGTGATCTCGGCAAGCTCGACAACACGCTCGTCATCTACATCAACGGCGACAACGGCACGAGCGCCGAAGGCGGGCCGGTCGGCACGCCGAACGAGGTCGCGTGGTTCAACGGTGTCAACGAGATGCCCGTGGACGTGCAAATGAAGTTCTACGACGTCTGGGGCACCGAGCAGACCTACAATCACATGTCGGCCGGGTGGTCGTGGGCCTTCGACACGCCCTTCGACTGGTTCAAGCAGAATGCCTCGCGGCTCGGCGGCATCAACCAGAACATGGTGGTGTCGTGGCCGGCGCGCATCGAGGACAAAGGCGGACTCCGCCAGCAGTTCGTCCACGTCATCGACGTCGTGCCGACCATCCTCGAAGCAGCCGGCATCGAGGCGCCCGAGACGGTCGACGGCATCGAGCAGGCGCCGATCGAGGGCACGAGCTTCGCCTACACGTTCGATGCGAAGAACGCCGCGGCGCCATCGCGGCACAAGACCCAGTACTTCGAGATGATGGGCCAGTGGGCGCTCTACGACGAGGGCTGGCTGCTCGGCACCCGGGTGAACCGCGCGCCGTGGCAGGCCTTCGGCGCCGCGAACGACGATCCACTCAACAAGCAGGTGTTCCAGCTCTACGACCTGCGCAAGGACTTCAACCAGGCCCACGACGTCGCCGCCGCGAACCCGAAGAAGGTGGCGGAGCTGCGCAAGAAGTTCGTCGCCGAGGCGACGAAGTACCACGTCTTCCCGATGGACGCGTCGGTGGCGGCGCGCATCGTCGCGCCGCGGCCGAACATCACCGCCGGGCGCGCGGAGTTCGTCTACACGCGGCCGATGGTCGGCCTCCCGCAGGGCGATTCGCCGATGTTGCTGAACGCCTCGTACACGATCACCGCCGACATCGAGGTCCCGAAGGGCGGCGCCGAGGGGATGATCCTGACTTCCGGCGGGCGGTTCGCCGGCTACGGGTTCTACCTGCTCAAAGGCAAGCCGGTCTTCCTGTGGAACCTGGTCGGCCTGAAGCGGATCAAGTGGGCGGGCAAGGACAAGCTCGCGCCGGGCAAGCACACGCTCGCCTTCGACTTCACCTACGACGGCCTCGGCGCCGGCACGCTCGCCTTCAACGACATGAGCGGCCTCGGACGGTCCGGCACCGGCACGCTCAGCGTGGACGGCAAGGCGGCGCAGACCATCGAGATGGAGCACACGCTCCCCATGATCCTGCAATGGGACGAGAGCTTCGACATCGGCTCCGACACGCTGACCGGCGTGAACGACGAGGATTACACGCCGCCGTTCACGCTGACCGCCAAGCTCGACAAGCTGACCATCAAGGTGAACCGGCCGCAGTTGTCACCCGCGGACGTCCAGAAGCTCGAAACCGCCGAGGCGGAGGCACTCGACGGCAAGCCGCTCGATCGGGTACAGCCGGGGCCACACTGA
- a CDS encoding YncE family protein codes for MHAPRLVVALTLVAVSACGIGSTGLGPSEPPSSAVVASIPIGDYGTDVALRPDGKRAYVTLRTNKVVAIDTASRTVAATITTGGQPGAIALTPDGARGYVMDMSAQSLFVLDTRSDALATRLPVSSMARPILAPSVAVAPDGRHAYVTNATSDDDHLLIVDAGTNRIVKDKFLPLHPAGVAASPDGTRVYVVGCKLACIDGALLTLDPTTADVTSTLALAAAPSGLALAPDGKRAYVANGRDASVAIVELPSGAVSSVAVSPQPLGIALHPNGRLLYVASVGTARIDVIDTLAGNVVGRIGVASMPRAIAISPDGRFAYVTHSLSSLSVIDLSRAAES; via the coding sequence ATGCACGCCCCCCGTCTCGTCGTCGCTCTCACCCTCGTCGCGGTCTCCGCGTGCGGGATCGGGTCGACGGGCCTCGGCCCGTCAGAGCCGCCGAGCAGCGCGGTCGTCGCGAGCATCCCGATCGGCGACTACGGCACCGACGTCGCCCTCAGACCCGACGGCAAGCGGGCGTACGTCACGCTCAGGACCAACAAGGTGGTGGCGATCGATACCGCGAGCCGTACCGTCGCGGCGACGATCACCACCGGCGGCCAGCCGGGCGCCATCGCGCTCACGCCCGACGGCGCCCGCGGCTACGTGATGGACATGTCGGCGCAGAGCCTCTTCGTGCTCGACACCAGGAGCGACGCGCTCGCGACGCGCCTGCCGGTCTCCAGCATGGCGCGCCCGATCCTCGCGCCGTCGGTCGCCGTCGCGCCCGACGGCCGGCACGCCTACGTCACCAACGCGACGAGCGACGACGACCATCTGCTGATCGTCGACGCCGGAACGAACCGGATCGTGAAGGACAAGTTCCTGCCGCTGCATCCCGCCGGCGTCGCGGCGAGCCCGGACGGCACGCGGGTCTACGTCGTCGGCTGCAAGCTCGCGTGCATCGACGGCGCGCTCCTCACCCTCGACCCGACCACCGCGGACGTGACGTCGACCCTCGCCCTCGCGGCGGCGCCGTCGGGTCTCGCGCTCGCGCCGGACGGCAAGCGCGCCTACGTCGCGAACGGACGTGACGCGTCGGTCGCGATCGTCGAGCTGCCGTCGGGCGCCGTGTCCTCGGTCGCCGTGAGCCCGCAGCCGCTCGGCATCGCGCTCCACCCGAACGGACGCCTGCTCTACGTCGCAAGCGTCGGCACCGCGCGCATCGACGTGATCGACACGCTGGCGGGCAACGTCGTCGGACGGATCGGCGTCGCGAGCATGCCGCGCGCGATCGCGATCAGCCCCGACGGCCGTTTCGCGTACGTCACCCACTCGCTGTCGTCGCTGTCGGTCATCGACCTGAGCCGCGCGGCGGAATCGTGA